A window of the Phaseolus vulgaris cultivar G19833 chromosome 5, P. vulgaris v2.0, whole genome shotgun sequence genome harbors these coding sequences:
- the LOC137834517 gene encoding uncharacterized protein, translating to MVSPIGDSKPALTSAYFPKPLAKSLEGPFSKVLSTSMTMPLPPVFEPKKWSLVIHFSWWRHLNRKWAEWVNALRDRYESVWKKVGIFEAIMSTKCSLVKDRNLCIAVAEKWCPETNTILFPWGEATITLEDVMVLGGYPVVGDPIFTTLQSQEMREVEEKLILARKEPWKKNKGKAYLSVWIDSFGNSGSEIEHEAFLAAWLSMVGLSPKGYVSKLAFPIAINLARGNPVALGPPVLACIYQDLTLLKKTIVGLAKRLLLGDNLELEVTLQSPFYLVQIWVWERFKNLQPQPSFINPENPWLYRWHKVKPLKIDNARLALDSAMDHFRWRPYVQYAGRFKVFYPENETLVPLGKDLDKELVSFVTCLRVSVLVGFDSTVKKYMPHRVAMQFGMDQDVPGCVPRFHGSKEFAWKNYCRPISDTKLYFPARLFEGDVTTRYAKWWKQSVLLNQHDFVKHIVKSKRSPRSLHKNGNDADVPPGFHPKLGATMYSGKSGDNASGFLLKCLKTVPSGNFAQDDFKDNENIDAEFPTRCKNLSDQSSSASTADYENAKRISPPAKLVGKDTVEPLILKEDIEDANGSKEARLSSERVSLSATQGESYNNCVSGLNVKDLEERIKRLETVVKKLKTEKCGHS from the coding sequence ATGGTTTCACCAATTGGTGACAGTAAACCAGCTTTGACATCTGCCTATTTTCCAAAACCCCTTGCAAAGTCCCTTGAAGGACCATTTTCCAAGGTCCTTTCAACTTCTATGACTATGCCACTGCCACCTGTTTTTGAACCAAAGAAGTGGTCTTTGGTTATCCATTTCAGCTGGTGGCGCCACCTAAACAGGAAATGGGCTGAATGGGTGAATGCCCTTAGAGACAGATATGAATCAGTGTGGAAGAAAGTTGGCATCTTTGAAGCCATCATGAGTACAAAGTGTTCCCTAGTGAAAGATCGGAACTTGTGCATTGCTGTTGCTGAGAAGTGGTGTCCTGAGACAAATACCATTTTGTTTCCATGGGGTGAGGCAACAATCACCTTGGAGGATGTGATGGTGTTGGGGGGTTACCCTGTTGTTGGAGATCCTATCTTCACCACACTTCAGAGCCAGGAAATGAGAGAAGTGGAGGAAAAACTGATTCTTGCAAGAAAGGAACCTTGGAAGAAGAATAAAGGTAAAGCTTACTTATCAGTATGGATTGATAGTTTTGGTAATAGTGGGAGTGAAATAGAGCATGAAGCATTCCTAGCAGCTTGGTTATCAATGGTTGGTTTATCTCCCAAAGGCTACGTTAGTAAACTTGCTTTCCCTATTGCCATTAATCTTGCTAGAGGGAACCCCGTTGCTTTGGGGCCACCAGTTTTGGCCTGCATATATCAGGATTTGACTCTGTTAAAGAAAACAATAGTTGGgttggcaaaaagactattaCTTGGTGATAACTTGGAATTGGAGGTAACACTTCAGTCTCCCTTTTACTTGGTGCAAATTTGGGTGTGGGAGAGGTTCAAGAATTTGCAACCACAGCCGAGCTTTATCAACCCAGAAAACCCTTGGTTGTATAGGTGGCACAAGGTTAAGCCCTTGAAAATTGACAATGCGAGATTGGCACTAGACTCGGCTATGGATCATTTTCGATGGCGCCCTTATGTTCAATATGCTGGTAGGTTCAAGGTGTTTTATCCAGAAAAtgaaactttggtaccattagGGAAGGATTTGGATAAAGAACTAGTCTCTTTTGTTACATGCTTGAGAGTTTCTGTGCTTGTTGGATTTGATTCTACTGTAAAGAAATACATGCCACATAGAGTTGCTATGCAATTTGGAATGGATCAAGATGTTCCAGGTTGTGTGCCTAGATTTCATGGGAGTAAGGAGTTTGCTTGGAAAAATTACTGCAGGCCCATATCTGACACTAAGTTGTATTTTCCTGCTAGGCTTTTTGAGGGAGATGTTACCACACGTTATGCAAAGTGGTGGAAGCAATCAGTATTACTGAATCAACATGATTTTGTGAAGCATATTGTGAAGTCAAAGAGAAGTCCAAGGTCACTTCATAAAAATGGTAATGATGCTGATGTTCCTCCCGGTTTTCATCCCAAACTTGGTGCCACTATGTATTCTGGAAAATCTGGTGATAATGCTTCTGGTTTTCTTCTTAAATGCTTGAAAACTGTTCCTTCTGGAAATTTTGCTCAAGATGATTTCAAAGATAATGAAAATATTGATGCTGAATTTCCAACAAGATGTAAGAATTTGTCCGACCAAAGTTCTTCAGCCTCTACTGCAGATTACGAAAATGCTAAAAGGATATCACCACCGgcaaaactggttggaaaagaTACTGTTGAACCATTGATTTTGAAGGAAGATATTGAAGATGCAAATGGAAGCAAAGAAGCAAGGCTGTCTAGTGAGAGAGTAAGCCTATCTGCGACTCAAGGGGAAAGCTATAATAATTGTGTGTCTGGATTGAATGTAAAAGATCTTGAAGAGAGAATCAAAAGACTGGAGACAGtggttaaaaaattaaagacagAAAAATGTGGTCACTCTTGA